A single Brachybacterium sillae DNA region contains:
- a CDS encoding MATE family efflux transporter, whose protein sequence is MSAPAPVPSPDPERTSATASSDRAARREVDHDILRLAIPSLGALIAEPLFVLVDSAFVARVSTEALAGLGLAATILTTVVGLAIFLAYSTTAAVARAVGAGRMREALARGTDACWLALGLGTACAVVLLVAGPWLLGLFGPTPAVLREALVYLRIGALGLPAMLAVQAATGLVRGLQDARLPLIVAVSGALVNIPLNAMLILGLGWGIAGSAVGTVIVQWGMALTLLAVVARGARRYGVSLRPQPGEVQAVGREAVPMFVRTLSLRAVLIVATLVATRFGPAQLAAHQLAFSVFTLLSLALDALAIAGQALTGRHLGASRPDIVHAVTRRLMLWGIGGGVVTGVVLLVASYIAPQLFSPDPAVQENLRAALWVLMVAQPVAGYVFVLDGVLMGAGDAPYLARAGVVVAVLTILPALGVAAWTPAGPMGVAALWLAIMLWFLVLRALALGWRVRGDAWMRLGAE, encoded by the coding sequence GTGTCTGCGCCCGCGCCCGTGCCCTCCCCCGATCCCGAGCGCACGTCCGCCACCGCGTCGTCGGACCGTGCAGCTCGCCGCGAGGTCGATCACGACATCCTGCGCCTGGCCATCCCGAGCCTCGGAGCGCTCATCGCCGAACCGCTGTTCGTGCTGGTCGACTCCGCCTTCGTCGCGCGGGTGTCCACCGAGGCGCTCGCCGGCCTGGGCCTCGCCGCGACCATCCTCACCACCGTCGTCGGCCTCGCGATCTTCCTGGCCTACTCCACCACCGCCGCCGTAGCGCGCGCCGTCGGCGCCGGGCGGATGCGAGAGGCGCTGGCCCGCGGTACCGACGCCTGCTGGCTGGCTCTCGGGCTCGGGACGGCCTGCGCTGTGGTGCTGCTCGTCGCCGGGCCCTGGCTGCTGGGCCTGTTCGGGCCGACGCCCGCCGTCCTGCGGGAAGCCCTCGTCTACCTGCGCATCGGCGCCCTCGGCCTGCCCGCCATGCTCGCGGTCCAGGCCGCGACGGGCCTGGTGCGCGGGCTGCAGGACGCCCGGTTGCCGCTGATCGTGGCGGTGAGCGGCGCCCTGGTGAACATCCCGTTGAACGCAATGCTGATCCTCGGCCTGGGGTGGGGCATCGCGGGGTCCGCCGTCGGCACCGTGATCGTCCAGTGGGGCATGGCGCTGACGCTGCTCGCGGTGGTCGCACGGGGAGCCCGCCGGTACGGGGTGTCGCTGCGGCCCCAGCCCGGCGAGGTGCAGGCGGTCGGCCGCGAGGCGGTGCCGATGTTCGTGCGCACCCTCAGCCTGCGCGCCGTGTTGATCGTCGCGACCCTGGTCGCCACCCGGTTCGGGCCCGCGCAGCTCGCCGCCCACCAGCTCGCCTTCTCCGTGTTCACCCTGCTGTCGCTGGCGCTGGACGCCCTCGCGATCGCGGGTCAGGCTCTCACCGGTCGCCACCTGGGGGCCTCGCGCCCCGACATCGTCCACGCCGTCACCCGCCGCCTGATGCTGTGGGGTATCGGCGGCGGTGTCGTGACCGGGGTGGTGCTGCTGGTCGCCTCGTACATCGCGCCGCAGCTGTTCAGCCCCGACCCCGCCGTACAGGAGAACCTGCGGGCTGCCCTGTGGGTGCTCATGGTAGCCCAGCCCGTCGCCGGGTATGTGTTCGTGCTCGACGGGGTGCTGATGGGGGCCGGGGACGCCCCCTACCTGGCGCGGGCCGGGGTGGTGGTCGCCGTGCTGACGATCCTCCCCGCGCTGGGGGTGGCGGCCTGGACCCCCGCGGGGCCGATGGGCGTGGCCGCACTGTGGCTCGCGATCATGCTGTGGTTCCTGGTGCTGCGGGCCCTGGCCCTCGGGTGGCGGGTGCGCGGCGACGCCTGGATGCGCCTCGGCGCGGAGTGA
- a CDS encoding ABC transporter ATP-binding protein: MLIEGNNLSVAIDGREIVADESVRCAPGEMTALVGPSGSGKTTLLHALGLLLPVSRGHILVDGKDVTSYDGGQRRRFWRDHAAFVLQDYGIVDDESVGFNVTMRGQRRATNADARLSAALEQTGLAGRAGETASHLSGGEKQRLALARAIYRRASVLFVDEPTASLDARNRHTVIELFTGFARQGATVVVSTHDEEMIAACDSRHPMGMREVQTVTTATGRR, encoded by the coding sequence GTGCTGATCGAAGGAAACAACCTGTCGGTAGCGATCGACGGACGCGAGATCGTCGCGGACGAGTCCGTGCGATGCGCACCGGGCGAGATGACCGCTCTAGTCGGCCCGAGCGGTTCGGGCAAGACCACCTTGCTGCATGCTCTCGGCCTGCTCCTGCCGGTGAGCCGCGGGCACATCCTCGTGGACGGCAAAGACGTGACCAGTTATGACGGTGGACAACGCCGAAGGTTCTGGCGGGATCATGCGGCGTTCGTGTTGCAGGACTATGGAATCGTCGATGACGAGTCCGTCGGGTTCAACGTCACGATGCGCGGGCAGCGTCGTGCGACGAACGCGGACGCCCGCCTGAGCGCCGCGCTGGAGCAAACCGGTCTAGCGGGCCGCGCTGGCGAAACCGCCAGTCACCTCAGCGGTGGAGAGAAGCAGCGGCTGGCACTTGCGCGAGCAATCTACCGCCGCGCGTCGGTCCTGTTTGTCGACGAACCCACCGCGTCTCTCGACGCGCGCAACCGCCACACGGTGATCGAACTCTTCACCGGCTTCGCACGGCAAGGAGCAACCGTGGTCGTCTCCACTCACGACGAGGAGATGATCGCCGCCTGCGACAGCCGCCACCCGATGGGGATGCGAGAAGTCCAGACCGTGACCACCGCAACAGGCAGGAGATGA
- a CDS encoding M48 family metallopeptidase, translated as MSTTQLPSFAPPPQGPPPQGPPPGGPSSASSPEGPGLFNGATTHGVMGRPRIRHPWEIPMVVVAVLFTLLCWALWITLIVLLSVGAFRQDVRFQEMILGLPLAIQLLVIVPLAAPLIWFGRAMLYAQMRSRAVRMSPTQFPEGYRMVAETAQAFGLRKMPDAYVLSGSGVINAFASGHGFRRFVIVHSDLFEVGDAVRDPEALRFVVAHEVGHIAAGHVSFFRLLFTSLLYQVPLLGPTLSRSQEYTADNYGYALCPDGAVGAVALLSGGKYLNGEVNVHELADRAATDPSLFVHLVNLQSTHPIITWRAAALRDRCKPGAMIIRPRGNLFVSPLPPGHVWSSRYPSPQDALRMLDEADRVRPAGTAGQFGRYPGAHPDGRPPARHVQLLTTLISGHSGYTVPPGPYREDARRMG; from the coding sequence ATGAGCACCACCCAGCTGCCCTCCTTCGCTCCGCCGCCTCAGGGTCCACCGCCTCAGGGCCCGCCGCCCGGCGGTCCCTCGTCGGCGTCGAGCCCGGAGGGTCCCGGCCTGTTCAACGGTGCCACCACCCACGGCGTCATGGGCCGGCCCCGCATCCGTCACCCCTGGGAGATCCCGATGGTGGTGGTCGCGGTGCTGTTCACGCTGCTGTGCTGGGCGCTGTGGATCACCCTGATCGTGCTGCTGTCCGTCGGTGCGTTCCGGCAGGACGTCCGGTTCCAGGAGATGATCCTGGGCCTGCCGCTGGCGATCCAGCTGCTCGTGATCGTCCCCCTGGCGGCGCCGCTGATCTGGTTCGGTCGCGCCATGCTGTACGCGCAGATGCGCTCCCGCGCGGTGCGGATGAGCCCCACTCAGTTCCCCGAGGGCTACCGCATGGTGGCCGAGACCGCGCAGGCCTTCGGCCTGCGGAAGATGCCCGACGCCTATGTGCTCAGCGGCAGCGGTGTCATCAACGCCTTCGCCTCCGGCCACGGCTTCCGGCGCTTCGTGATCGTCCACTCGGACCTGTTCGAGGTCGGCGACGCGGTGCGCGACCCCGAGGCCCTGCGCTTCGTGGTGGCCCACGAGGTCGGGCACATCGCCGCCGGTCACGTGTCGTTCTTCCGTCTGCTGTTCACCAGCCTGCTGTACCAGGTGCCGCTGCTCGGACCCACCCTGTCGCGATCCCAGGAGTACACCGCCGACAACTACGGGTACGCCCTGTGCCCCGACGGCGCCGTGGGGGCGGTGGCGCTGCTGTCGGGCGGGAAGTACCTCAACGGCGAGGTCAACGTTCATGAGCTCGCCGACCGCGCCGCCACCGACCCCAGCCTGTTCGTGCACCTGGTGAACCTGCAGTCCACCCACCCGATCATCACCTGGCGTGCGGCGGCGCTGCGCGACCGCTGCAAACCCGGGGCGATGATCATCCGGCCCCGCGGCAACCTGTTCGTCTCCCCGCTGCCGCCGGGGCACGTGTGGTCCTCCCGCTACCCGTCGCCGCAGGACGCCCTGCGGATGCTCGATGAGGCCGACCGGGTGCGGCCCGCCGGCACCGCCGGGCAGTTCGGCCGCTACCCGGGGGCGCATCCCGACGGCCGGCCGCCCGCCCGTCACGTGCAGCTGCTGACAACGCTGATCTCCGGCCACTCCGGGTACACGGTGCCGCCGGGGCCGTACCGGGAGGACGCCCGACGGATGGGGTGA
- a CDS encoding MFS transporter, which produces MTDSAPSRPSDPTGGELDGGQRHRMLAVLLVPLFMALVAISVINVALTAIGTSLEADSSALQWVISGYALAFGLLLVPSGRLGDATGRKRIFLAGVAVFTAGSLLSGLALTVEVLNVARLLQGIGSGLLNPQAMGLIQAHFTGQARARAFASFGTTVAVATAVGPLLGGVLIQVFGEDLGWRAMFLLNVPLGIASVLAGLRWIPGDARRESLPQLDPVGIVLLGVAILGIMAPFLERDVNPLVWLSLPAGLLVLGAWWLWEHREKDRGREPMVDPALFANEGFRNGLIIIAVFFLGSTSIWIVVPLYLQMHLDHTAFQVALLGLPSSILAAISSQVGGRYVLRLGRKLVIAGFATAAAGLTGVALLAAPIESGALPYWVLTFPLALMGVSQGMTISPNQTLTLGAVDPRSGGVAGGILSLGQRLGAAVGTALIPGILFTLTEGGGSWLEGFVIAISCIVALTLAAMGVSVHDLRRERRERRAGAAARG; this is translated from the coding sequence GTGACCGACTCCGCGCCCTCCCGCCCCTCCGATCCCACCGGCGGTGAGCTCGACGGCGGTCAGCGCCACCGCATGCTCGCGGTGCTGCTGGTGCCGCTGTTCATGGCCCTCGTCGCGATCAGCGTCATCAACGTGGCACTCACCGCCATCGGCACCAGCCTCGAGGCCGACTCCAGTGCCCTGCAGTGGGTCATCTCCGGGTACGCCCTCGCCTTCGGTCTGCTGCTGGTGCCCTCCGGGCGCCTCGGCGACGCCACCGGACGCAAACGCATCTTCCTCGCCGGTGTCGCGGTGTTCACCGCCGGGTCGCTGCTCAGCGGCCTCGCCCTCACCGTCGAGGTGCTGAACGTGGCGCGTCTGCTGCAGGGCATCGGTTCCGGGCTGTTGAACCCGCAGGCCATGGGGCTGATCCAGGCGCACTTCACGGGGCAGGCGCGGGCGCGGGCCTTCGCCTCCTTCGGCACCACCGTCGCGGTCGCCACCGCCGTCGGGCCGCTGTTGGGCGGTGTCCTGATCCAGGTGTTCGGTGAGGACCTCGGCTGGCGTGCCATGTTCCTGCTCAACGTCCCGCTGGGGATCGCATCGGTGCTGGCGGGGCTGCGGTGGATCCCGGGCGACGCACGTCGCGAGTCCCTGCCCCAGCTCGACCCCGTCGGCATCGTGCTTCTCGGCGTCGCGATCCTGGGGATCATGGCGCCGTTCCTGGAGCGCGACGTCAACCCGCTGGTGTGGCTCAGCCTGCCCGCAGGGCTGCTGGTGCTGGGCGCGTGGTGGCTGTGGGAGCACCGGGAGAAGGACCGCGGCCGCGAACCGATGGTGGACCCGGCCCTGTTCGCCAATGAGGGGTTCCGCAACGGCCTGATCATCATCGCCGTGTTCTTCCTCGGCTCCACCAGCATCTGGATCGTGGTGCCGCTGTACCTGCAGATGCACCTGGACCACACCGCGTTCCAGGTGGCGCTGCTCGGGCTGCCCTCCAGCATCCTCGCCGCGATCAGCTCCCAGGTGGGCGGGCGGTACGTGCTGCGACTCGGTCGGAAACTGGTGATCGCCGGGTTCGCCACCGCCGCCGCCGGGCTCACCGGGGTGGCGCTGCTGGCGGCGCCCATCGAGAGCGGCGCCCTGCCGTACTGGGTGCTCACGTTCCCGCTGGCGCTGATGGGAGTCAGCCAGGGCATGACCATCTCCCCGAACCAGACCCTCACCCTCGGCGCCGTGGACCCGCGGTCCGGGGGAGTGGCCGGCGGCATCCTCTCCTTGGGGCAGCGCCTCGGGGCGGCGGTCGGCACCGCGCTCATCCCCGGCATCCTGTTCACCCTCACCGAGGGCGGCGGCTCGTGGCTCGAAGGGTTCGTCATCGCGATCTCGTGCATCGTGGCGCTGACCCTGGCGGCGATGGGCGTGAGCGTGCACGACCTGCGGCGCGAACGGCGGGAGCGGAGGGCCGGGGCTGCCGCGCGGGGCTGA
- a CDS encoding lactococcin 972 family bacteriocin, which produces MMRKFTKALAGASIAAGLVLGGSVTGASAWESVGLKTRYPSVGGTWQYGFSNAALRSYYTVNKCHGSSVQKTENGKIVNTSRSINTASGKKSIAEIATLNYASLDGNYFYRTC; this is translated from the coding sequence ATGATGCGGAAGTTTACGAAGGCCCTGGCTGGTGCCTCGATCGCGGCCGGGCTCGTGCTCGGCGGATCGGTGACTGGCGCGAGTGCATGGGAGTCGGTGGGCCTGAAGACGCGGTACCCGTCGGTGGGCGGCACCTGGCAGTACGGCTTCTCGAACGCCGCCCTGCGGTCCTATTACACGGTGAACAAGTGCCACGGCAGCTCAGTGCAGAAGACCGAGAACGGCAAGATCGTGAACACGTCGCGCAGCATCAACACCGCCTCGGGCAAGAAGTCGATCGCCGAGATCGCCACGCTCAACTACGCAAGCCTGGACGGGAACTACTTCTACCGCACCTGCTGA
- a CDS encoding IS1380 family transposase: MSHPTLFFYPRPRVDIAEVPAVSHAGAVLLTDTIHATGLAPSLREALAPWTKPLAEHHASKVLLDLALTLAIGGEHASDADLLRCEPDLFGDVASTPTISRMLTTLAQDAPTVIEAISKARRAARERAWTLAGDHSPAAGVSAKNPLVIDLDATLINVHSEKEQAAPTFKRGFGYHPLCAFLDHGSDGTGEPLAIHLRPGNAGSNTAADHITVTRQALAQLPAGLLARGGRGSKKILIRTDGAGGTKDFLAWLQRQRLAYSVGFTLPANTPDLLKRLDEAEAWTPAYDTEDEGIREGAWVAELTGLLDLSGWPAGMRVIVRKERPHPGAQLRITDHEGMRITAFATNSPRGQLPVLELRHRRRARCEDRIRNAKDMGLEKLPLQGFAQNQLWCQIVQLASELVAWMQTIALTGHDARKWEPKRLRARLFEIPATLVRRARHKVLHLAEHAPEAVRVLTGVNRLRTTVAQT; the protein is encoded by the coding sequence GTGTCCCACCCTACCTTGTTCTTCTACCCCCGCCCGCGCGTGGACATCGCTGAGGTCCCCGCGGTCTCACACGCCGGCGCGGTGCTGCTGACCGACACGATCCACGCCACCGGCCTCGCCCCTTCGCTGCGTGAAGCACTGGCTCCGTGGACGAAACCGCTGGCCGAGCACCACGCCTCGAAGGTCCTGCTGGACCTCGCACTCACTCTCGCAATCGGCGGCGAGCACGCTTCGGATGCTGATCTGCTGCGATGCGAACCGGACCTGTTCGGAGACGTCGCCTCGACCCCCACGATCTCCCGCATGCTCACCACCCTCGCCCAGGACGCGCCCACCGTGATCGAGGCGATCTCGAAAGCCCGCCGGGCCGCGCGTGAAAGAGCCTGGACCCTCGCCGGAGACCATTCCCCGGCTGCGGGGGTCAGTGCGAAGAACCCGCTGGTCATCGACCTCGATGCCACCCTGATCAACGTCCACAGTGAGAAGGAGCAGGCCGCACCGACGTTCAAACGCGGGTTCGGATACCACCCGTTGTGCGCGTTCCTTGACCACGGCAGCGACGGGACCGGGGAACCGCTGGCGATCCACCTGCGCCCCGGCAACGCCGGCTCGAACACCGCCGCTGATCACATCACCGTCACCCGGCAGGCTCTCGCGCAGCTGCCTGCGGGCCTGCTGGCCCGGGGCGGGCGGGGGTCGAAGAAGATCCTGATCCGCACCGACGGGGCCGGCGGCACCAAGGACTTCCTGGCCTGGCTCCAGCGGCAGCGTCTAGCCTACTCAGTCGGGTTCACTCTCCCTGCGAACACTCCTGACCTGCTGAAACGCCTCGATGAGGCGGAGGCGTGGACTCCGGCCTACGACACCGAGGACGAGGGGATCCGCGAGGGGGCGTGGGTGGCGGAGCTGACCGGGCTGCTGGACCTGTCCGGGTGGCCTGCCGGGATGCGGGTGATCGTGCGGAAGGAACGTCCTCATCCTGGGGCGCAGCTGCGGATCACCGATCACGAGGGGATGCGCATCACCGCGTTCGCGACCAACTCTCCGCGCGGCCAGCTCCCGGTCTTGGAGCTGCGGCACCGTCGCCGGGCGCGCTGCGAGGACCGGATCCGTAACGCCAAGGACATGGGCCTTGAGAAGTTGCCGTTGCAGGGTTTCGCGCAGAATCAGCTCTGGTGCCAGATCGTCCAGCTCGCCAGCGAGCTCGTCGCCTGGATGCAGACCATAGCTCTGACCGGCCATGATGCGCGGAAGTGGGAGCCCAAACGGCTCCGCGCGCGGTTGTTCGAGATCCCCGCGACCCTCGTGCGCCGCGCCCGGCACAAGGTCCTCCACCTCGCCGAACATGCACCCGAAGCCGTGAGGGTCCTGACCGGCGTCAACCGGCTCCGCACCACCGTCGCACAGACCTAA
- a CDS encoding methylenetetrahydrofolate reductase, with protein sequence MSLATSSVLDVAPPLRRRPALSYELFPARSDAHFVALQETITHLEATQPDYVSVTSRIGQQNLNRVLELTDHVLSCTRLRPLVHLTGLGSTREELAHVVSALLDRGVRGVLALRGDAPPDYQPDEEEFPFGRYVVELIREIEASRSALLAAGRVAIGVAAYPHRHPESPSRQHDIEVLVSKERSGADFAITQVFFDPAVYTDLVRRARRAGLRMPIIPGVIPAVDPHRLRRLAELSGVEAPRDLLHALDSAESEAERRRIGVRFTVDLVRAVLDEGAPGLHLFTFNRHAEALDVLDSLDLDRWSSSLEGAA encoded by the coding sequence ATGTCCCTCGCCACCAGCTCCGTCCTGGACGTCGCCCCGCCGCTGCGCCGACGACCGGCGCTCAGCTACGAACTCTTCCCCGCCCGTTCCGACGCCCACTTCGTGGCGCTCCAGGAGACCATCACCCACCTCGAGGCCACCCAGCCCGACTACGTCTCCGTCACCAGCCGCATCGGCCAGCAGAACCTGAACCGGGTCCTGGAACTCACCGATCACGTGCTGTCGTGCACCCGCCTGCGCCCCCTGGTGCACCTCACCGGGCTCGGCTCCACCCGTGAGGAACTCGCCCATGTGGTCTCCGCGCTGCTCGACCGCGGGGTGCGCGGTGTCCTGGCACTGCGCGGTGACGCCCCGCCCGACTACCAGCCCGACGAGGAGGAGTTCCCCTTCGGCCGCTACGTGGTGGAGCTGATCCGGGAGATCGAGGCCTCGCGCAGCGCCCTCCTGGCCGCGGGCCGGGTCGCGATCGGCGTGGCGGCGTACCCGCATCGTCACCCGGAGTCTCCCAGCCGCCAGCACGACATCGAGGTGCTCGTGTCGAAGGAGCGCTCCGGTGCCGATTTCGCGATCACCCAGGTGTTCTTCGACCCCGCCGTCTACACCGACCTGGTGCGTCGCGCCCGCCGCGCCGGGCTGCGGATGCCGATCATCCCCGGCGTGATCCCCGCCGTCGACCCGCACCGGCTGCGGCGTCTGGCCGAGCTGTCCGGGGTCGAAGCCCCCCGCGACCTGCTCCACGCCCTCGACTCCGCGGAGTCGGAGGCCGAGCGTCGCCGCATCGGTGTCCGCTTCACCGTCGACCTGGTGCGCGCCGTGCTCGACGAGGGTGCCCCCGGCCTGCACCTGTTCACCTTCAACCGGCACGCCGAAGCCCTCGACGTGCTCGACAGCCTCGACCTGGACCGTTGGTCCTCTTCCCTCGAAGGAGCCGCCTGA
- a CDS encoding aminoacyl-tRNA deacylase: protein MSPPTPADAAPSTPAIDAARAMGLDIEVTRHGRVGSLEEAAAARGIAPSDLVKTMVVRRGEDDYLFTLVPGDREISWPKLRHLLGVSRLSMPSADVAHEVTGYARGTITPFGVRTAWPVIADASLAGDPQRRISLGGGEHGVGITVRSEDALRALDAQVADITELRRAGER, encoded by the coding sequence ATGAGCCCGCCGACTCCTGCTGACGCCGCCCCCTCCACTCCGGCGATCGATGCCGCCCGCGCCATGGGCCTGGATATCGAGGTGACCCGGCACGGGCGTGTGGGGTCGCTGGAGGAGGCGGCCGCCGCCCGCGGCATCGCCCCGTCCGACCTGGTGAAGACCATGGTGGTGCGGCGCGGCGAGGACGACTACCTGTTCACGCTGGTGCCGGGGGACCGTGAGATCTCCTGGCCGAAGCTGCGGCATCTGCTCGGGGTGTCACGGTTGTCGATGCCCAGCGCCGACGTGGCACACGAGGTCACCGGGTATGCCCGCGGGACGATCACCCCGTTCGGTGTCCGCACCGCCTGGCCCGTGATCGCAGATGCATCCCTGGCGGGTGATCCGCAGCGTCGCATCTCCCTAGGCGGCGGTGAGCACGGCGTGGGGATCACGGTGCGGTCGGAGGACGCCCTGCGGGCCCTCGACGCGCAGGTCGCCGACATCACCGAGCTGCGGCGTGCGGGGGAGCGGTGA
- the metE gene encoding 5-methyltetrahydropteroyltriglutamate--homocysteine S-methyltransferase, whose protein sequence is MPTSTTPAALPAATIVGYPRIGAARELKRAEEAYWAGRIDRAEFDSRTRELRRATRARLVELGLTGDAAVPETYSVYDQVLDAAATVGAVPARFADVVTGALDVDDLFTLARGDAEHPPLEMTKWFDTNYHYLVPEIGPDTAFGPALTQAVDLFREAREDGVTTRPVLVGPLTLLLLAKPADGAPEGFDPLDRLDDVVAAYAQVLAQLAEAGAPWVQLDEPGLVADQRVDAAALAQALQRSLRQLARSADRPRILVTTPYGGIGDLLPALLGTGVEAVHLDLTRGELPTVEQLAGVAGVQLVAGLVEGRSVWRTDLGTAAARLQELRDRVERAGGDPEAVGVGTSVSLQHVPHSLTAETALDPRLVETLAFADEKVAEVVRLAGGEVTPGAVDGPRSVVRDWEGVRNGSVWERQAALTDADLDRGPYAAREEAQQEVLQLPPLPTTTIGSFPQTDTIRTARAEHRAGRLDDDGYRAAMREEISQVIALQERLGLDVLVHGEAERNDMVQYFAENLDGFATTEHGWVQSYGSRCTRPSILFGDVSRPAPITVEWSQYAQSLTAKPVKGMLTGPVTILAWSFVRDDQPLGQTAQQVALALRDEVADLEAAGLRIVQVDEPALRELLPLRRADQPDYLRWSVDAFRLATGGAAVGTQVHTHLCYSEFNEVIDAIDGLDADVTSIESARSRGEVVEAIDPQRFDRGIGPGVWDIHSPRVPSQQEITELIERGEARIGARRLWVNPDCGLKTRAYAETEASLEHLVAAAKDARERIGVAAG, encoded by the coding sequence ATGCCCACCTCCACCACCCCGGCTGCCCTGCCCGCCGCTACGATCGTCGGCTACCCGCGCATCGGCGCCGCCCGTGAGCTCAAGCGCGCCGAGGAGGCCTACTGGGCCGGCCGCATCGACCGCGCGGAGTTCGACAGCCGCACCCGCGAACTGCGTCGCGCCACCCGCGCCCGCCTCGTCGAGCTCGGTCTCACCGGTGACGCCGCCGTCCCCGAGACCTACTCGGTGTACGACCAGGTGCTCGACGCCGCGGCGACCGTCGGTGCCGTCCCCGCCCGCTTCGCCGACGTCGTCACCGGCGCCCTCGATGTCGATGACCTGTTCACCCTCGCCCGCGGCGACGCCGAGCATCCGCCGCTGGAGATGACGAAGTGGTTCGACACGAACTACCACTACCTGGTGCCGGAGATCGGCCCCGACACCGCGTTCGGCCCCGCCCTCACACAGGCCGTCGACCTGTTCCGTGAGGCGCGTGAGGACGGCGTCACCACCCGTCCGGTGCTGGTCGGCCCGCTCACCCTGCTGCTGCTGGCGAAGCCCGCCGACGGCGCTCCCGAGGGCTTCGACCCGCTGGACCGACTCGACGACGTCGTCGCCGCGTATGCGCAGGTCCTCGCGCAGCTGGCGGAGGCCGGGGCGCCATGGGTGCAGCTCGACGAGCCCGGCCTGGTCGCCGACCAGCGGGTGGACGCCGCCGCTCTCGCGCAGGCCCTCCAGCGGTCCCTACGGCAGCTCGCCCGCTCCGCCGACCGCCCGCGGATCCTCGTGACCACCCCGTACGGCGGTATCGGTGACCTGCTGCCGGCGCTGCTCGGCACCGGCGTGGAGGCCGTGCATCTGGATCTCACCCGCGGGGAGCTGCCGACGGTCGAGCAGCTCGCCGGGGTGGCCGGGGTGCAGCTGGTCGCGGGGCTGGTCGAGGGCCGCAGCGTGTGGCGCACCGACCTGGGCACCGCCGCCGCCCGCCTGCAGGAGCTGCGCGATCGCGTGGAGCGCGCCGGGGGCGACCCCGAGGCGGTCGGGGTCGGGACGTCCGTGTCGCTGCAGCATGTGCCGCATTCGCTCACCGCGGAGACCGCGCTGGATCCGCGCCTGGTCGAGACCCTCGCCTTCGCCGACGAGAAGGTCGCGGAGGTGGTGCGCCTGGCCGGCGGTGAGGTGACGCCCGGTGCCGTCGACGGGCCGCGGTCCGTCGTGCGCGACTGGGAGGGTGTGCGCAACGGCTCCGTGTGGGAACGTCAGGCCGCGCTGACCGATGCCGACCTGGACCGCGGCCCCTATGCGGCGCGCGAGGAGGCCCAGCAGGAGGTCCTGCAGCTGCCGCCGCTGCCGACCACCACCATCGGCTCCTTCCCACAGACCGACACCATCCGCACCGCCCGCGCCGAGCATCGCGCCGGTCGCCTCGACGACGACGGCTACCGGGCGGCGATGCGGGAGGAGATCTCGCAGGTCATCGCGCTGCAGGAGCGGCTGGGGCTGGATGTGCTGGTGCACGGCGAGGCCGAGCGCAACGACATGGTGCAGTACTTCGCGGAGAACCTCGACGGTTTCGCCACCACCGAGCACGGCTGGGTGCAGTCGTACGGATCACGCTGCACCCGCCCGTCGATCCTGTTCGGTGACGTGTCGCGGCCCGCGCCGATCACTGTGGAGTGGTCGCAGTACGCGCAGTCGCTCACCGCGAAGCCCGTCAAGGGCATGCTCACCGGGCCGGTGACGATCCTGGCGTGGTCCTTCGTCCGTGATGACCAGCCGCTGGGCCAGACCGCCCAGCAGGTGGCGCTGGCGCTGCGCGATGAGGTGGCCGACCTGGAGGCCGCCGGGCTGCGGATCGTGCAGGTCGACGAGCCGGCGCTGCGGGAGCTGCTGCCGCTGCGGCGCGCCGACCAACCCGACTACCTGCGGTGGAGCGTGGACGCGTTCCGTCTCGCCACCGGTGGAGCGGCCGTGGGGACGCAGGTGCACACCCACCTGTGCTACTCCGAGTTCAACGAGGTGATCGATGCGATCGACGGGCTCGACGCGGATGTGACCAGCATCGAGTCGGCTCGGTCGCGCGGTGAGGTGGTCGAGGCGATCGACCCGCAGCGTTTCGACCGCGGCATCGGCCCGGGGGTGTGGGACATCCACTCCCCGCGGGTGCCGTCGCAGCAGGAGATCACCGAGCTGATCGAACGCGGTGAGGCCCGGATCGGGGCGCGGCGGCTGTGGGTGAACCCGGACTGCGGGCTGAAGACCCGGGCGTATGCGGAGACCGAGGCGAGCCTGGAGCACCTGGTGGCGGCAGCGAAGGACGCCCGCGAGCGGATCGGCGTCGCGGCGGGCTGA